The Caldicellulosiruptor obsidiansis OB47 genome segment CTAAATTAAAATCTTTCTCATTATAAGTTACTTTTTTGCCATCTACTACTTTTGTGTATATGGCACCTGGGTCCGACCCCCCATGTCCAGGGTCAATAAATATTTTCAATTTCTTTTGTGGTTTTTGTAATTTTTGTAAAAAACTTATTATAATATTACTTCCGTTTTTGTTTATATTTGTTACGCAATCAGGATTAATTTGGATATAAACAACACACTTATCCTCTTGATAAACCGAATACACAGTAGTAATAACCGAACCCTGCAAAGAATACACATCGTCTGCAATAGTGATAGGATATTGGCTTTCAAGTTTTATTATGTTACTGTTCTGGTCGTAAAAATAGTTTATCTGAGAAACAAAAGGCGAACTCAAAACAAGGCTTGAGGGCGGATTTAGTCTTAAGCTTGAATACTGGTCAGCAAACACCACTTCTAACTTTCCATCAAGTTTGTTTAAAACAAAAACCTTTGCCTTCGACGAAAAGATAATCTGGCTATTATTCTGATCAATGTTTGAAAGAACATAAAAATCCACTCTACCATCGTTTACTTGGTAAAAATTATTATTTTGAACCGAAAATTGAGCTCCCTTTAAATTCAAAACTACAAAAGACTCATCAGCTCTGTAAATATCACTTACAACTGTCGGACTAATTTCAATTTTGGCAAGAGTAAAGCCATCAGAAGGTATAACATCTATTTTTTGAATCATATATATTTGAGAAGAAGCATTTGAACTTTGAGAATCTTTACTTTGGTAAACCTCGCTACTGTCGATATTTGTTTTTGACTCTATAACTTTTGGTAAATCTATTTCAATTTTGACTTGGTTGCCATTGTTTAATATCTTGTAATCTTTTATCAAACTTGAATCATAATCTATTACAATGCGCGAAAATTTGTTGCCACTTGAATCAATATTTTGTGCATGTCTTATTCTAAAGACGCCATTTTTATTTATTTCTATTCTATTATTTGGTAAATTATCAATACTATTTAAAACATCCAAAACTATTCTATCAGGATTAAAAAGTTTGTAGGTCTTATAAGACAAAGTTTGGGTTGCCGAAACAATCAGGATAAATTTATTATTTTCTATGGTATATCTTATGTCGGCAATATAATTCGACTCCTGCACAGTTCTTGGCAAACTGCTTCTTGAGGTCAAAGTATTTGATGGTTGTTTTTTTGAAGAACTTGAGTCTGAAAATTGCAACTTTTTGGTATTCAAGCTCACCATGTTTTTCATTTTATCAATTTGAATG includes the following:
- a CDS encoding N-acetylmuramoyl-L-alanine amidase, whose product is MNKIKNLVAVITIFLLIFISAFAATSYKLYVDGKLISSVKILENKGNVYLALADFLRLKGFKVSYNSKTKSVLGKNSKDTYQFYVDKAFYYYNKNKKTLSTKVFINGGKSYILAKDIALIFGYLIQIDKMKNMVSLNTKKLQFSDSSSSKKQPSNTLTSRSSLPRTVQESNYIADIRYTIENNKFILIVSATQTLSYKTYKLFNPDRIVLDVLNSIDNLPNNRIEINKNGVFRIRHAQNIDSSGNKFSRIVIDYDSSLIKDYKILNNGNQVKIEIDLPKVIESKTNIDSSEVYQSKDSQSSNASSQIYMIQKIDVIPSDGFTLAKIEISPTVVSDIYRADESFVVLNLKGAQFSVQNNNFYQVNDGRVDFYVLSNIDQNNSQIIFSSKAKVFVLNKLDGKLEVVFADQYSSLRLNPPSSLVLSSPFVSQINYFYDQNSNIIKLESQYPITIADDVYSLQGSVITTVYSVYQEDKCVVYIQINPDCVTNINKNGSNIIISFLQKLQKPQKKLKIFIDPGHGGSDPGAIYTKVVDGKKVTYNEKDFNLDISLKLKEKLKNRGYEVFMSREKDEFVDLYDRTKMANSLNADLFISIHNNAIDNSSVRGTMVLYKEKQQNGIIPDKQFAQIVLDSIIKQVGTQNKGIVERPNLVVLRTSNMPAVLVEVAFGTNPQDLDLLLSDSFKDAVAKAIADAVEYINTNYNR